The following coding sequences lie in one Armatimonadia bacterium genomic window:
- a CDS encoding tetratricopeptide repeat protein yields MRPVTAYRPKARRDPQVTHLFWQGVYYGIVVGLLAGAGLWGFLLLGGAGPALAADRGRTLLTLVSCGVFGGGLICVWVWGYQALLLTGPEIVASFGDRLGRLVGLFFRDEEMEDRELRVAAASQDLARGLLALPAGVPLMVVLGFRGKLAQLATLPLGLLSGLSAIAWVLLIAAGWQWLLFVKPKEPPKPVVASPQERLDTARQEAEMDSALQLAVAKAHRARVAGEPDKAIKILEEALRDADLQGRSVAHLQLHRLLGWLYAKQGNVDGAMVMFQTVTRLAAPGSPEMQEAQAALERLTRKAEAASGVPSAPVPTKVLDQDTAPAGPSSSATDAAPLSPEQGRSIEPQKKSR; encoded by the coding sequence GTGAGACCCGTCACCGCATATCGTCCCAAGGCGCGTCGCGACCCGCAGGTCACCCACCTCTTCTGGCAGGGGGTGTACTACGGCATCGTCGTCGGTCTCCTCGCAGGGGCAGGTCTGTGGGGCTTTCTGCTGCTGGGTGGCGCTGGACCTGCGCTGGCGGCTGACAGGGGTCGCACGCTTCTGACCCTCGTGAGTTGCGGCGTCTTCGGCGGCGGCCTCATCTGCGTCTGGGTCTGGGGCTACCAGGCTCTTCTGCTCACAGGCCCCGAGATCGTCGCATCCTTCGGTGACCGTCTCGGCCGGTTGGTCGGCCTCTTTTTCCGCGACGAGGAGATGGAAGACCGCGAACTGAGGGTTGCTGCAGCCTCACAGGACCTGGCGCGTGGTCTGCTGGCTCTTCCGGCGGGTGTTCCACTGATGGTCGTCCTCGGCTTCCGCGGGAAGCTGGCGCAGCTAGCTACCTTGCCACTGGGCCTGCTGTCGGGGCTGTCGGCCATCGCCTGGGTTCTCCTGATCGCAGCCGGCTGGCAGTGGCTGCTCTTCGTGAAGCCGAAGGAACCGCCCAAGCCCGTCGTGGCCTCTCCGCAGGAGCGACTTGACACCGCCCGTCAGGAAGCCGAGATGGACAGTGCGCTCCAGTTGGCGGTCGCAAAGGCCCATCGGGCACGGGTTGCGGGCGAGCCGGACAAGGCCATCAAGATCCTGGAGGAAGCGCTGCGCGACGCCGACTTGCAGGGCCGCAGTGTGGCACACCTCCAGCTTCACCGTCTCCTCGGCTGGCTCTATGCCAAGCAGGGGAACGTCGACGGCGCCATGGTGATGTTCCAGACGGTGACGCGCCTTGCGGCACCCGGGAGCCCCGAGATGCAGGAAGCGCAGGCGGCCCTGGAGCGCTTGACCCGCAAGGCCGAGGCAGCCTCCGGAGTGCCGTCAGCACCGGTCCCGACCAAGGTGCTGGATCAGGACACAGCACCGGCAGGCCCGTCCAGTTCTGCCACCGATGCTGCACCGCTCTCGCCGGAGCAAGGTCGCAGCATCGAGCCGCAGAAGAAGAGCCGCTAG
- a CDS encoding sialidase family protein, whose amino-acid sequence MDRRTFVASTSLAAAAGVSGAAADQAASKGVRKIEPLANEFSVVYESPDPQHVYCYTPGICCLPGGRLIATMDRGGDGVAKLPGAMQGKTLLRGMIFSSDDHGKTWQQRSLMPMLHARPFTAGKSLYVLGHVGDLMIMRSDDGGNTWSQAAKLTEGEGWHQSACNVWYANGKVYLVMENNTDRTFKGWGVSVLAPVLMAAKVDDDLTNKGSWTFASRLSFREAIKQSGEPHMIGVPFYNPGPIYRDAQGVGRRVAQPIGWLETNVVQFSDPSHIWHDPKGRTFHLFMRAHTAGTGLAAMAKVVEAEDGTMATTLEQAPSGQTMLYVPMPGGQMRFHILWDEQTKLFWLLSSQATDSMIKPELMPAERFDLPNNERHRLALHFSRNCVDWCFAGLVAVGPGWKQSRHYASMCIDGDDLHVLSRSGDARAKSAHDGNLITCHTVPGFRELAYL is encoded by the coding sequence ATGGACCGTCGTACTTTTGTTGCCAGCACCAGCCTTGCCGCTGCCGCCGGCGTCTCGGGCGCTGCTGCAGATCAGGCCGCCTCGAAGGGAGTCAGGAAGATCGAGCCCCTCGCCAACGAGTTCTCTGTGGTCTACGAATCACCAGACCCGCAGCACGTGTACTGCTACACGCCGGGCATCTGCTGTCTGCCCGGTGGGCGGCTGATTGCGACGATGGATCGTGGCGGCGATGGAGTCGCCAAGCTGCCGGGGGCAATGCAGGGCAAGACCCTCCTGCGAGGCATGATCTTCTCCAGCGATGACCACGGGAAGACCTGGCAGCAGCGGTCTCTGATGCCGATGCTCCATGCTCGGCCCTTCACGGCGGGCAAGAGCCTCTACGTGCTTGGCCACGTCGGCGACCTCATGATCATGCGCTCCGATGACGGGGGTAACACCTGGTCGCAGGCCGCTAAGCTGACCGAGGGCGAAGGCTGGCACCAGTCGGCCTGCAACGTCTGGTATGCGAACGGCAAGGTCTACCTGGTCATGGAGAACAACACCGACCGCACCTTCAAGGGCTGGGGCGTGTCGGTGCTGGCGCCGGTGCTGATGGCGGCGAAGGTCGACGACGACCTGACCAACAAGGGTTCCTGGACCTTCGCCAGCCGCCTGAGCTTCCGCGAGGCAATCAAGCAATCGGGCGAGCCCCACATGATCGGCGTGCCCTTCTACAACCCCGGCCCAATCTACCGCGACGCGCAGGGAGTCGGCCGTCGAGTGGCACAGCCAATCGGATGGCTGGAGACCAACGTGGTGCAGTTCAGCGACCCCTCGCATATCTGGCATGACCCGAAGGGCCGCACCTTCCACCTCTTCATGCGTGCCCATACAGCGGGAACAGGTCTGGCAGCGATGGCCAAGGTGGTGGAGGCTGAGGACGGCACGATGGCCACGACCCTGGAGCAGGCGCCCTCGGGACAGACCATGCTCTACGTGCCGATGCCCGGCGGCCAGATGCGCTTCCATATCCTGTGGGACGAGCAGACGAAGCTGTTCTGGCTGCTCTCCTCGCAGGCGACGGACTCGATGATCAAGCCGGAGCTCATGCCGGCGGAGCGCTTCGACCTGCCCAACAACGAGCGCCACCGGCTGGCGCTGCACTTCTCACGCAACTGCGTGGATTGGTGCTTCGCTGGTCTGGTAGCGGTGGGGCCCGGTTGGAAGCAGTCGCGGCACTATGCCTCGATGTGCATCGACGGCGACGACCTGCACGTGCTGTCGCGCTCGGGCGATGCGCGGGCCAAGAGTGCCCACGACGGCAACCTGATCACCTGCCACACGGTCCCCGGCTTCCGTGAGCTGGCGTACCTGTAG